The sequence below is a genomic window from Maridesulfovibrio frigidus DSM 17176.
GCAGGTAAGTAAAAACATCTATGACACTGCGACAGGGTCACACTTACTTATCCCCCAAGGGGCACGCATGATCGGAGTTTATGACTCTAGAGTTACCACTGGCCAGTCACGCGTTCTGGTGGCTTGGAACAGAATAATTTTCCCAGACGGTTCATCAATCACTCTCGGCATTATGCCTGGAACCGACATTGCCGGCTATGCCGGATACTCTGGAGATGTTGACAATCATTACCTCCGCACCTTCGGTTCAGCGGCCATCATGAGTCTCATCAGCGGCGGAATGGCCTATGCCATGGATACTTTCAATAGGGGTTCATCCTCACGCGACAATCCAAGTCTGCAAGATGAACTAGGCACAGCCCTTTCCAGCCAACTAGGACAGTCAACACTACAGCTGCTCCAAAGCAATTCAAATCTAAAGCCGGCTATCTCAACTGAACCGGGAAAAAGATACAACATGGTTGTGACCAAAGACATCGTCTTTGCCCGTCCATACAAACCTTACAGGAACTAGGTATGATAAATAATAAGTATGGGCTTGGTGAAAATGAGAAAAGCATAACGAGGTGGAAATTCTACCTGTTTTTTATGGTTGCAGTCACTCTTATAGCTATGATCTATGCCACCCAAGAAACAGCAAAGCTTTACGCTTACCACAAAGCTCTTGGAGCACCGTTTTATGGTAAATTATACTGGCCCTGGATGATTTTCACATGGATGCAAACACTGGCTTCCAACGAGCACCTAGACAAGATTATTTCTTATGCTCAAATGATTTTTATTGGACCTCAAATTTTAGTCCTCGGAATCTTTCAAGTTTTCATAAGAAAGCCCAAGGGAGTCAACGATATACATGGAACCGCGCACTGGGCAACAAAGGAAGAAATACTTAAGGCCGGCCTACTTCAAGGAAAAGGTGTTTATGTGGGTGGCTGGCAAAACAAGAACGTTCTTAACTATCTACGCCATAACGGACCTGAGCACATTATGGTCTTCGCCCCTACCCGTTCAGGTAAAGGTGTAGGTCTTGTTCTACCGACTCTTCTCTCATGGGATGAAAGCTCCATTGTTATAGACATCAAAGGAGAAAACTGGGCTTTCACTTCCGGCTGGAGAAAGGCACAAGGTCACAAGGTTCTCAAGTTCGATCCTACGGACTATACTGGGAACTCTGCAAAATATAATCCTCTCTCTGAAATCAGACTTGGCAGCCCTCGGGCTATTCCGGATGCTCAAAACATTGCAAGTATGATTGTTGACCCGGATGGTAAAGGGCTTAAGGACTACTGGAATAAGGCCGCTTTTGGCTTTTTCAGTGGAGTCATTCTGCACTGTATGATTTCTTGTAAGCTCAATGAAGACCGGGATGCGAATCTAAACGACCTTTCTCTGATGCTTGCTGATGAAGATAGAGAAATGTCGGAACTTTTTGATGAAATGCTCATCACAGAATATGAGGAAGATCTCAAATCTATATTCAGCTCGGAAATAGATGATTCCTCAGCAAAAGCCATAAAACAATTCATTTGCGCAGCTGCAAGAGAGATGTTGAATAAAGCTGGCCCGGAACTATCCGGCGTTGTCTCTACAGCTGTAGCCAACATGTCCCTGTATCGTGATCCTGTTGTTAACCTGGCAACATCATACTGTGACTTCCATATTGACGAGCTCATGAATTCTGAGACACCGGTGTCACTATATCTCGTAATACGACCCTCAGATATCGACCGGCTCCGCCCTCTATTTCGACTGATTATGAATCTAATTTTGCGCCGGCTTACCGAAAAAATGGAATTTGAAAATGGTGAAGTTAAGGCAAGCTACAAGTACGGCCTATTGCTCATGCTTGACGAATTCACAGCCCTTGGCAAAATGGAAGTTTTTGAGAGGGCTCTAGCTTTTATGGCCGGCTATGGAATCAGAGCCTACATTATTGTTCAAGACCTAAAACAGTTGCACTCAGTTTACGGCAAAGATGAATCTATCATGAGTAACTGTCACTTGAGGATAGCATACGCTCCCAACAAATTAGAAACCGCCCGAGAACTCTCCCAGATGACAGGGGAAGCTACTGTCGTCCAGAAAAAGACATCTCTATCCGGAACAAGATCCGGGCACTTAGGGCGTGCGAATGTGAGTGTTTCAGAAGTGAAACGTCCTTTGCTCACTCCTGACGAATGTATGCGTCTTCCCGGACCAGAGAAGAAAGAGGGGAAAAT
It includes:
- a CDS encoding type IV secretory system conjugative DNA transfer family protein gives rise to the protein MINNKYGLGENEKSITRWKFYLFFMVAVTLIAMIYATQETAKLYAYHKALGAPFYGKLYWPWMIFTWMQTLASNEHLDKIISYAQMIFIGPQILVLGIFQVFIRKPKGVNDIHGTAHWATKEEILKAGLLQGKGVYVGGWQNKNVLNYLRHNGPEHIMVFAPTRSGKGVGLVLPTLLSWDESSIVIDIKGENWAFTSGWRKAQGHKVLKFDPTDYTGNSAKYNPLSEIRLGSPRAIPDAQNIASMIVDPDGKGLKDYWNKAAFGFFSGVILHCMISCKLNEDRDANLNDLSLMLADEDREMSELFDEMLITEYEEDLKSIFSSEIDDSSAKAIKQFICAAAREMLNKAGPELSGVVSTAVANMSLYRDPVVNLATSYCDFHIDELMNSETPVSLYLVIRPSDIDRLRPLFRLIMNLILRRLTEKMEFENGEVKASYKYGLLLMLDEFTALGKMEVFERALAFMAGYGIRAYIIVQDLKQLHSVYGKDESIMSNCHLRIAYAPNKLETARELSQMTGEATVVQKKTSLSGTRSGHLGRANVSVSEVKRPLLTPDECMRLPGPEKKEGKIVSSGDMLIFPAGFAPIYGKQILFFFDPEFLKRSQIAPPEKSDSLASSETRNDTTQPDNENLDEQNLDDLIEETKVDE